In Selenomonas sp. TAMA-11512, a genomic segment contains:
- the dnaB gene encoding replicative DNA helicase translates to METRKPPQDTEAEQAVLSAMMLKKEAAQSVTEMLQPDDFYRQAHRLIYEAIRDLMDRGEPVDIITLTEQLKKTSVLDRVGGIQAVGAIANAVPTAANVMYHAKIVREKAQLRRLINVATEIESSAYEEAGDVSELMDEAEKKILAVASDPHGGVVVPLKDILVETFMQIEERYENKGGITGISTGFTDLNKLTAGLQRSDLILVAARPSMGKTAFTLNIAANVALRSEEKKRVAFFSLEMSAAQLVQRLLCSEARIDASRLRIGDLEDEDWGRLIDAANRLNKAEIYIDDTPSITAMELRSKARRIKAEKGGLDLIIIDYLQLMQGRSSKGSDNRQQEISEISRSLKALARELNVPLIALSQLSRGVESRQIKRPMLSDLRESGSLEQDADIVMFLYREDYYDPDTENKNVTEVIVAKHRNGPVDTVNLTFLKEFTRFMDISYMR, encoded by the coding sequence ATGGAAACTAGAAAGCCGCCGCAGGATACGGAGGCGGAGCAGGCCGTACTCTCCGCCATGATGCTCAAAAAGGAGGCCGCGCAGAGCGTCACGGAGATGCTGCAGCCCGATGACTTCTATCGGCAGGCGCATCGCCTCATCTACGAGGCCATCCGGGACCTGATGGACCGCGGAGAACCCGTCGATATCATCACGCTTACGGAGCAGCTGAAAAAGACGAGCGTGCTTGACCGCGTGGGCGGCATTCAGGCCGTCGGAGCGATCGCCAATGCGGTCCCTACCGCGGCGAATGTCATGTATCACGCGAAGATCGTCAGGGAAAAAGCGCAGCTACGCCGGCTCATCAACGTCGCGACGGAGATTGAGTCGAGTGCCTATGAGGAAGCGGGAGACGTCTCCGAGCTCATGGATGAGGCGGAGAAGAAGATTCTCGCCGTCGCCTCCGATCCGCATGGAGGTGTGGTCGTCCCCTTGAAGGACATCCTTGTGGAGACGTTCATGCAGATTGAGGAACGCTACGAAAACAAGGGCGGCATTACGGGGATCTCAACGGGCTTCACCGATCTCAATAAGCTCACGGCGGGTTTGCAAAGATCGGATCTCATCCTTGTCGCGGCGCGCCCATCCATGGGAAAGACGGCGTTTACGCTGAACATAGCCGCCAATGTGGCTCTTCGGTCGGAGGAAAAGAAGCGGGTCGCGTTTTTCTCGCTCGAAATGAGCGCGGCACAACTCGTGCAGCGTCTTCTCTGCTCGGAGGCGCGCATCGACGCGTCCAGGCTGCGCATCGGCGATCTGGAGGACGAGGACTGGGGGCGGCTTATAGATGCCGCCAATCGTCTGAACAAGGCGGAAATCTATATCGATGACACGCCGAGCATCACCGCTATGGAGCTGCGATCCAAGGCGCGCCGCATCAAGGCGGAGAAGGGCGGTCTCGACCTCATCATCATTGACTATCTCCAGCTCATGCAGGGACGCTCCTCGAAGGGCAGCGATAACCGGCAGCAGGAGATCTCGGAGATTTCACGCTCGCTGAAGGCGCTGGCGCGTGAGCTCAATGTGCCGCTCATAGCGCTGTCGCAGCTCTCCCGAGGCGTAGAGTCGCGGCAGATAAAGAGGCCGATGCTCTCCGACCTTCGCGAGTCGGGATCTCTCGAGCAGGACGCGGATATCGTCATGTTCCTCTACCGCGAGGACTACTACGATCCCGATACGGAGAACAAGAACGTCACGGAGGTCATCGTGGCAAAGCATCGAAACGGACCGGTCGATACGGTCAACCTGACATTCCTGAAGGAATTTACGAGGTTTATGGATATTTCCTATATGCGGTAG
- a CDS encoding glycoside hydrolase family 32 protein has protein sequence MQYNKAELEARLQREIMQTMPHRWRNRFHVEMPFGFTGSVKGFLRFGEEHYIFLQWNPFSTEDKNKGWVLVKTRDFIRYSMPQLVLWPGEDMDRDGCGSGCAYVEDGKLRVLYTGRRTEGEVRDNRQILGTLDGGVIRKDGVVIKEPPEGYTHLFQGPFRFTQGGKNYILLGGQAEPEDDPRGCVLIYREEEGEWKFEDELSTQLGFFGSVWECPIVERFGEQEVLFFSPRGVKHLEFAYQNLFQSGYIAGRMMATDQTMLHASFRELDRGFDFFVPYTAQFDGRHVMIGWMSMPHRDEDYPTAELGFMHTLTMPRELTLKQGRVYSRPAEELKDLRIEESRKDIESCEVKKLQMELFEGSEGYLRITFGHAEDVHLIFHYGEEKLVLTYRREDAVLEIVRNDMALGGKGGRRFRLPIGDTFHVRFFQDKSAMEFFFQHGEEAASLMVFPKEDVRPVLEVKSSSRMEKVVGTVWELDPIQYNLQ, from the coding sequence ATGCAGTATAACAAGGCGGAATTGGAGGCGAGACTGCAGAGAGAAATCATGCAGACGATGCCGCACCGTTGGCGAAATCGCTTTCATGTGGAAATGCCCTTCGGCTTTACGGGAAGCGTCAAAGGATTTCTGCGGTTTGGAGAGGAACACTACATCTTCCTGCAGTGGAATCCGTTCTCCACGGAAGACAAGAATAAGGGATGGGTGCTCGTAAAGACGCGTGATTTCATCCGGTATTCGATGCCGCAGCTCGTCCTGTGGCCGGGTGAGGACATGGATCGCGACGGCTGCGGCTCGGGCTGCGCGTACGTCGAGGACGGCAAGCTCCGCGTGCTCTACACGGGTCGCCGCACGGAGGGGGAAGTGCGCGATAATCGCCAGATTCTCGGCACGCTGGACGGCGGTGTTATCCGCAAGGACGGCGTCGTCATCAAGGAGCCGCCGGAGGGATATACGCACTTGTTCCAGGGCCCGTTCCGCTTCACGCAGGGAGGGAAGAACTACATCCTGCTCGGCGGACAGGCGGAGCCTGAGGACGATCCGCGCGGCTGTGTCCTCATCTATCGCGAGGAAGAGGGCGAATGGAAGTTCGAGGATGAGCTTTCCACGCAGCTCGGCTTCTTCGGCAGTGTGTGGGAGTGCCCGATCGTAGAGCGATTCGGAGAGCAGGAAGTGCTGTTCTTCTCGCCGCGCGGCGTCAAGCATCTCGAGTTTGCCTATCAGAATCTGTTCCAGTCGGGCTACATTGCCGGCCGCATGATGGCGACGGATCAGACCATGCTGCACGCCTCCTTCCGTGAGCTGGACCGGGGCTTTGATTTCTTCGTTCCGTATACGGCGCAGTTTGACGGCCGTCATGTGATGATCGGCTGGATGAGCATGCCGCACCGCGATGAGGACTACCCGACGGCCGAGCTCGGCTTTATGCACACGCTGACCATGCCGCGCGAGCTGACGCTGAAGCAGGGGCGCGTTTACTCGAGACCGGCGGAGGAGCTGAAGGATCTGCGCATTGAGGAATCCCGCAAGGACATTGAGTCATGCGAGGTCAAGAAGCTGCAGATGGAGCTCTTTGAGGGCTCTGAGGGCTATCTGCGCATCACGTTCGGCCATGCGGAGGATGTCCATCTGATCTTCCACTATGGCGAAGAGAAGCTCGTATTGACCTATCGCCGCGAGGATGCTGTCCTGGAGATCGTGCGGAACGACATGGCTCTGGGCGGGAAGGGCGGCCGCCGCTTCCGCCTGCCGATCGGAGACACGTTCCACGTGCGATTCTTCCAGGATAAGTCGGCGATGGAGTTCTTCTTCCAGCACGGAGAAGAGGCGGCTTCTCTCATGGTCTTCCCGAAGGAGGATGTCCGGCCGGTCCTGGAGGTCAAGTCCTCCTCCAGGATGGAGAAGGTCGTGGGGACGGTATGGGAGCTGGATCCCATTCAGTATAACTTGCAGTAA